A genomic segment from Candidatus Edwardsbacteria bacterium RifOxyA12_full_54_48 encodes:
- a CDS encoding glutamine--fructose-6-phosphate aminotransferase produces the protein MCGIVGYIGTKNCVPLIMEGLKRLEYRGYDSAGLALIKEGKLIIEKKAGKVADLAEMIKGKELSASLGIGHTRWATHGEPDDLNAHPHWDCKGEIAIIHNGIIENYSTLKKKLIQDGHQIRTATDTEILVHLIEEMYKQTRDLFSAVRYALLEVEGTFGILVISPKEPDRIIAARRGSPLVIGVGEGENLIASDAAALVEHTRQVVYLNDDEMACIMADSFYTKTIYDQEVVKQIEKITFSLEQIERGGYEHFMLKEINEQPTSLENAMRGRLMAKEGDVRLGGLHTVMDKLLNARRIIITSCGTSWHAALVGKYMLEQLGRIPVDVDYASEFRFRNPVIRPDDVVMVISQSGETADTLAALREAKSRGVPVLGIVNVVGSTIARETDAGVYIHAGPEIGVASTKAFTSQIAVLGQIAILLAKNRGLPQKTLANIAQDLADIPNKVRQVLLLDDQIKKIAQEFKNAENFLYLGRGSNFPTALEGALKLKEISYIHAEGYPAAEMKHGPIALIDENMPVVFIVPKDALYDKVVSNIQEVRARKGRVIAIANVDDNDIDHLAEFVIKVPRTYSYFGPIINSIPLQLLAYHIALLRGCNVDQPRNLAKSVTVE, from the coding sequence ATGTGCGGAATAGTCGGTTACATCGGAACCAAGAACTGCGTCCCCCTTATCATGGAGGGCCTGAAGCGCCTGGAATACCGGGGCTACGACTCGGCCGGCCTGGCTCTGATAAAGGAAGGCAAGCTGATCATCGAGAAGAAGGCCGGCAAGGTGGCCGACCTGGCGGAGATGATCAAGGGGAAGGAACTATCCGCTTCTTTGGGGATAGGACACACCCGTTGGGCCACCCACGGCGAGCCGGATGACCTGAATGCCCACCCCCACTGGGACTGCAAGGGCGAGATAGCCATCATCCATAACGGGATCATCGAGAACTACTCCACCCTCAAGAAAAAACTGATCCAGGACGGCCATCAGATCCGGACTGCCACCGATACCGAGATACTGGTCCACCTGATCGAGGAGATGTACAAGCAGACCCGGGATCTTTTCTCCGCCGTCAGATACGCCCTGCTGGAGGTGGAGGGCACCTTCGGCATTCTGGTGATATCTCCCAAAGAGCCGGACAGGATCATCGCCGCCCGCCGTGGCAGCCCCCTGGTGATAGGGGTGGGAGAGGGTGAGAACCTGATCGCCTCCGATGCCGCCGCCCTGGTGGAACACACCCGGCAGGTGGTCTATCTTAATGACGACGAGATGGCCTGCATTATGGCCGATTCATTCTATACCAAGACCATTTATGACCAGGAGGTGGTCAAGCAGATCGAAAAGATCACCTTTTCCCTGGAACAGATAGAACGGGGCGGCTATGAGCATTTTATGCTCAAGGAGATAAATGAACAGCCGACCTCCCTGGAGAACGCCATGCGGGGCCGCCTGATGGCTAAAGAAGGCGACGTTCGGCTGGGAGGCCTGCATACGGTGATGGACAAACTTTTAAATGCCCGGCGGATAATCATCACCTCCTGCGGCACCTCCTGGCATGCCGCCCTGGTGGGCAAGTATATGCTGGAACAGCTGGGCCGGATCCCGGTGGATGTGGATTACGCTTCGGAATTCCGATTCCGCAATCCGGTCATCCGGCCGGACGATGTGGTGATGGTCATCAGCCAGAGCGGCGAGACCGCCGATACCCTGGCGGCCCTGCGGGAGGCCAAATCCAGAGGGGTTCCGGTGCTGGGGATCGTCAACGTGGTGGGCAGCACCATCGCCCGGGAGACCGACGCCGGAGTATATATTCACGCCGGGCCGGAGATAGGAGTGGCCTCCACCAAGGCCTTCACCTCGCAGATCGCCGTGCTGGGCCAGATAGCGATCCTGTTGGCCAAGAACCGGGGTCTGCCGCAAAAGACCCTGGCCAATATCGCCCAGGACCTGGCCGACATCCCCAACAAAGTCCGCCAGGTGCTTTTACTGGACGACCAGATCAAGAAGATAGCCCAAGAGTTCAAAAACGCCGAGAATTTTCTCTATCTGGGCCGGGGCAGCAATTTCCCCACCGCCCTGGAGGGAGCCCTGAAGCTGAAAGAGATCTCTTACATCCATGCCGAGGGCTATCCGGCCGCCGAGATGAAACACGGACCCATCGCCCTGATTGACGAGAACATGCCGGTGGTCTTTATAGTGCCCAAGGACGCCCTGTACGACAAGGTGGTCAGCAACATTCAGGAGGTGCGGGCCCGCAAAGGCCGGGTGATCGCCATTGCCAACGTCGATGACAACGACATAGACCATCTGGCCGAGTTCGTGATAAAGGTCCCCCGGACCTACAGCTATTTCGGCCCCATCATCAACAGCATCCCCCTGCAATTGCTGGCCTATCATATCGCCTTGCTCCGGGGCTGCAATGTGGACCAGCCAAGAAATCTGGCCAAGAGCGTGACCGTGGAATAG
- a CDS encoding GTPase HflX, which yields MKQKAILVGSVLGRASVFEEEESLKELARLADTAGASVIDHLVQRRVRPDATYFIGKGKVEELALAVADSRADLVIFDHSLTPSQASNIQAQLDCRVVDRAELIMDIFARQAKSAESKIQVELAQLQYRFSRLVGAGLEMTDPGAGIGTRGPGEKQLELDRRKIRHRIARLKQELKKIEQQRRTQRKSRAGVFKISLVGYTNAGKSTLMNLLSRAGVKVEDRLFATLDATTRAVVLASGEKFLLTDTVGFIRRLPHQLVASFKATLEEVNQADLVLQVVDSPHPLYLKEIAAVEEVLKEIKADRPELLVFNKTDLLDPDTLDGLRRNYPGAAFLSALTGEGRRELEDMIRQRMESPGWGE from the coding sequence TTGAAGCAAAAAGCCATTCTGGTCGGCAGTGTGCTGGGTCGGGCTAGCGTCTTTGAGGAAGAGGAATCTTTAAAGGAGTTGGCCCGTCTGGCGGATACCGCCGGGGCCTCGGTGATAGACCACCTGGTGCAAAGGCGGGTCCGTCCCGACGCCACCTATTTCATCGGCAAGGGCAAGGTGGAGGAGTTGGCGCTGGCCGTGGCTGACAGCCGGGCTGATCTGGTGATATTCGATCACAGCCTGACCCCCAGCCAGGCCTCCAATATACAGGCCCAGCTGGATTGCCGGGTGGTGGACCGGGCGGAGCTGATCATGGATATTTTTGCCAGGCAGGCCAAAAGCGCCGAATCCAAGATCCAGGTGGAACTGGCCCAGCTGCAATACCGCTTCTCCCGTTTGGTGGGGGCCGGACTGGAGATGACCGACCCCGGGGCCGGGATCGGGACCAGGGGGCCGGGAGAGAAACAGTTGGAGCTGGACCGGCGAAAGATCAGGCATAGGATAGCCCGGCTCAAGCAGGAGCTTAAAAAGATAGAACAGCAGAGGAGGACCCAGCGAAAATCCCGGGCCGGTGTTTTCAAGATATCCCTGGTGGGATACACCAATGCCGGCAAATCCACCCTGATGAATCTGCTGTCCCGGGCCGGGGTCAAAGTGGAGGACCGGCTGTTCGCCACTTTGGATGCCACCACCCGGGCGGTGGTGCTGGCCTCGGGGGAAAAATTCCTGCTGACCGATACGGTGGGCTTCATCCGGCGCCTGCCCCATCAGCTGGTGGCCTCGTTCAAGGCCACCCTGGAGGAGGTCAACCAGGCCGACCTGGTGCTGCAGGTGGTGGACAGCCCCCATCCCCTCTATCTTAAAGAGATCGCCGCGGTGGAGGAGGTGTTAAAGGAGATCAAGGCCGACCGTCCGGAGTTGTTGGTGTTCAACAAGACGGATCTGCTGGACCCGGATACCCTGGACGGCCTGCGGAGGAATTATCCCGGCGCGGCGTTCCTTTCCGCCCTGACCGGCGAGGGCCGCCGGGAGCTGGAGGACATGATTCGGCAAAGAATGGAATCTCCGGGATGGGGGGAATAA
- a CDS encoding phosphoglucosamine mutase, whose amino-acid sequence MSNHDKLMISVAGIRGVVGTSLTTDAVLKFAAAFGTFAGGGPIVLGRDSRLSGPVMEMAVEAGLRSVGCDVIRIGIVPTPTVQLMTRLLKAKGGIAITASHNPSQWNALKFVSGQGLFLDKGQGEKVIALFHSGRFAYKQYDRLGGSEDYPNAIGDHVAKILKLSFLDIPAIRRKKFKVVTDTCHGAGGPIFSLLLKELGCRAISLHNETSGKFSRPIEPQAKNLKELEKAVVAHQADIGFATDADVDRLSLVSDKGKAIGEEYSLALAARFMFSHFKTQAVTNLSTSRMIDDLAGQFKTSVIRTPVGEANVVGAMKKHRARIGGEGNGGIIIPELNYARDASAGIALILQMLTEENIPLSQIADKIPGYYIIKTTLTVKDPQKFLARAAKIFTQCKIDKRDGLKYTWPDAWVHIRASGTEPIVRVIAEAREEKQARILVRKINGGL is encoded by the coding sequence ATGTCCAATCACGATAAATTAATGATCAGCGTGGCCGGGATCAGGGGTGTGGTCGGAACCAGCCTGACTACCGATGCCGTCTTAAAATTCGCCGCAGCCTTCGGTACCTTCGCCGGAGGCGGTCCGATAGTGCTGGGGCGCGATTCCCGCCTGTCCGGACCGGTGATGGAAATGGCGGTGGAGGCCGGACTGCGCTCGGTGGGCTGCGATGTCATCAGGATCGGCATCGTCCCCACCCCCACCGTCCAGCTGATGACCAGACTGCTGAAGGCCAAGGGGGGCATCGCCATCACCGCCAGCCATAACCCCTCCCAGTGGAACGCCCTTAAATTCGTCTCCGGCCAGGGGCTGTTTTTAGATAAAGGCCAGGGCGAAAAGGTCATCGCCCTTTTCCATTCCGGCAGGTTTGCCTATAAACAATATGACCGGCTGGGCGGCAGCGAGGATTATCCCAATGCCATAGGCGACCATGTGGCCAAAATACTTAAATTATCATTTCTGGATATTCCGGCCATCAGGAGAAAAAAATTCAAGGTAGTGACAGATACCTGCCACGGGGCCGGCGGGCCGATATTCAGCCTGCTGCTTAAAGAATTGGGCTGCCGGGCCATCTCCCTGCACAACGAAACCAGCGGAAAGTTCTCCCGGCCCATCGAGCCGCAGGCCAAGAATCTGAAGGAACTGGAGAAGGCTGTCGTCGCCCACCAGGCCGATATCGGCTTTGCCACCGACGCCGACGTGGACCGACTGTCCCTGGTCTCCGATAAGGGCAAAGCGATCGGGGAGGAATATTCCCTGGCTTTGGCCGCCCGCTTCATGTTCTCGCATTTCAAGACCCAGGCCGTCACCAACCTCTCCACCAGCCGGATGATAGACGACCTGGCCGGCCAGTTCAAGACCAGCGTCATACGGACCCCGGTGGGCGAGGCCAACGTGGTCGGCGCCATGAAAAAGCACCGGGCCAGGATCGGCGGGGAGGGCAACGGGGGGATAATCATCCCGGAGCTCAATTACGCCCGGGACGCCTCCGCCGGGATAGCCTTGATATTACAGATGCTGACCGAGGAGAACATTCCACTATCACAGATTGCCGATAAAATTCCCGGATATTATATTATCAAGACCACCTTGACAGTGAAGGATCCCCAGAAGTTTTTGGCCCGGGCGGCCAAAATATTCACCCAATGTAAAATTGACAAAAGGGACGGCCTTAAATATACCTGGCCCGATGCCTGGGTGCATATCCGGGCCTCCGGCACCGAGCCGATAGTGCGGGTGATCGCCGAAGCGCGGGAGGAGAAGCAAGCCCGCATATTGGTCAGGAAGATAAACGGGGGATTGTAG